One genomic region from Osmerus eperlanus chromosome 6, fOsmEpe2.1, whole genome shotgun sequence encodes:
- the LOC134022031 gene encoding glutathione S-transferase A1-like produces MAKVVLHYFNGRGRMETIRWLLAVAGVEFEEEFITDPQQYEKLVSDGDLVFGQLPMVEIDGMKLVQTKAILNYIAGKYNLYGKDLKQRAMIDMYSEGVRDLMERFLVLCILSPAELKTKLENIQAKATGRYLPVYEKALRGSQYLVGDQLSCADMHLLEATIMLEEKFPEILTNFPNVEAFQGRMKDLPTIHKFLQPNSMRKPQPDEVYVATVKKVFHKLFS; encoded by the exons ATGGCCAAGGTTGTATTACATTATTTCAATGGGAGGGGGAGAATGGAGACAATTCGATGGCTTCTAGCTGTGGCTGGTGTTGAG TTTGAAGAAGAGTTTATTACAGACCCTCAGCAATATGAAAAACTAGTCAGTG ATGGAGACCTTGTGTTTGGGCAGCTTCCAATGGTGGAAATAGATGGGATGAAGCTGGTTCAAACCAAAGCCATTCTGAACTACATAGCTGGGAAATACAATCTGTATGGAAAAGACCTCAAACAGCGAGCAAT GATTGACATGTATTCTGAGGGAGTAAGAGATCTCATGGAAAGGTTTTTGGTCCTGTGCATATTGTCACCTGCAGAATTAAAGACTAAGTTGGAGAACATTCAAGCAAAAGCTACAGGCCGCTATCTCCCTGTGTACGAGAAG GCACTCCGTGGCTCCCAGTACCTTGTTGGTGACCAGCTCAGCTGTGCAGACATGCATTTGCTGGAGGCCACAATTATGTTGGAGGAGAAATTCCCTGAGATTCTCACAAATTTCCCAAATGTTGAG GCTTTCCAGGGGAGGATGAAGGACCTACCAACCATCCACAAGTTCCTGCAGCCCAACAGCATGAGGAAGCCACAGCCTGATGAGGTCTACGTTGCAACAGTGAAGAAGGTGTTTCACAAGTTATTCAGTTAA
- the tmem14a gene encoding transmembrane protein 14A — MVIDWLGFGYAATIALGGYMGYKRKGSLVSLIAGLLFGSLSAYGAILITNDPSDQNISLLASGTLAVVMGIRFKRSGKIMPAGIMAGLSLLRILQLFLFTL, encoded by the exons ATGGTAATTGACTGGCTTGGATTTGGCTATGCAGCGACCATAGCTCTGGGGGGATACATGggatacaagagaaaag GTAGTCTGGTGTCGTTGATTGCAGGATTACTCTTTGGCAGTTTATCAGCCTATGGGGCCATACTAATAACAAATGACCCAAGTGACCAAAATATTTCACTTT TGGCCTCTGGAACTCTGGCAGTTGTGATGGGAATTCGATTTAAGAGATCTGGGAAGATAATGCCAGCAGGCATCATGGCAGGGCTGAG TTTGCTGAGGATTTTACAACTTTTCCTGTTCACTTTGTGA
- the LOC134022030 gene encoding glutathione S-transferase 3-like gives MAGKVVLHYFNGRGKMESIRWLLAVSGVEFEEVFLTTHEQYEKHISDGDLMFGQVPMVEIDGMKLVQTKAILNYIAGKYNLYGKDLKERAMIDMYSEGLRDFMEMIMILCFTPPMELKTKLENIQAKATGRYLPVYEKALCGSQYLVGDQLSCADIHLLEATLMMEEKFPEILKHFPNVEAFQGRMKVLPTIHKFLQPNSMRKPQPDEVYVTTVKKVLNKLFLE, from the exons ATGGCTGGAAAGGTTGTATTACATTACTTCAATGGGAGGGGGAAAATGGAGTCAATTCGTTGGCTTCTAGCTGTGTCTGGGGTTGAG TTTGAAGAAGTGTTTTTGACAACCCATGAACAATATGAAAAACATATCAGTG ATGGAGATCTCATGTTTGGGCAGGTCCCTATGGTGGAAATAGATGGAATGAAGCTGGTTCAAACCAAAGCCATCTTGAACTATATAGCTGGGAAATACAATCTTTATGGGAAGGACCTTAAAGAGCGAGCAAT GATTGACATGTATTCTGAGGGATTGAGAGATTTCATGGAAATGATTATGATCCTGTGCTTCACACCACCTATGGAATTAAAGACAAAGTTGGAGAACATTCAGGCAAAAGCTACAGGCCGCTACCTCCCTGTGTATGAGAAG GCACTATGTGGCTCCCAGTACCTTGTTGGTGACCAGCTCAGCTGTGCAGACATCCATTTGCTGGAGGCCACACTGATGATGGAGGAAAAATTCCCTGAGATTCTCAAACATTTTCCCAATGTTGAG GCTTTCCAGGGGAGGATGAAGGTCCTACCAACCATCCACAAGTTCCTGCAGCCCAACAGCATGAGGAAGCCTCAGCCTGATGAGGTCTACGTCACAACAGTGAAGAAGGTGTTAAACAAGTTGTTTTTAGAATAG